The genomic region ACGTGGAGCACCAACCACCCGCCGGCGGCCAACTGGTTGAGTCGCCTGCGGTCGGTGTGCAGCCGGTCCGGGTCGGCGTGCCACTGGCCGTCGTAATCGACCGCCACCCGGTATTCCGGCCAGGCCAGGTCGGGGTGGAGCACGAGGCCCCCGGCGAGGCGCACCGGATGCTGCGCGACGGGCCGAGGCATCCCGGCCAGCACCAACCGGACCCGCAGATGCGACTCGGGCGGCGCCTGGGCGCCCGGGTCGGCCAGCCCGAAGACCCACCGCGCCCGCCGCCCACCCGGCCGGTCCGCGTTGGCGTGGGCGATCACCGCGAGCGTGTCCCGGCTGGTCAGGCCCTCCCTGAGCAGCGAGTCGACGATGCCGACCGCCCGAAGCGGTTCGAGCCAGACCGCCGTCTCCCACGCCGCCCCGGCCGGATCCGATGTGGTCATCCCGCCCGAGTTCCCGAGCGGTCTGCCGCCGGTGGTGGACGGACCTGTGCCGGCCGGGTTTATCGCTGGCTCGACTGTATGCACCCGGATGCCCCGGTGCGAGCCGACCCGGGTCGCCCTCGGCAGGAGGACGTGCACGTCGTCGGCGAACGTCGCCGCGTGTTCGATGCCGTGCAGGTAGACAGCGGACGGGCCGGCGATGATCGTCCCGGGCGGCAGCCTCAGCAGCGCGGCCTGGCAGGCCAGCCGGTGGTCACGGTCGAGGCGGGCGTCCGCGTAGACGTCGTGCAGCAGCCGGACCCAGGAGGCGCCGCGGAGTTGGTGCCGCGTGAGCAGGCCCTGCCGGACGGCGTCGGAACCGCGGAAGGCCTGCCATGCCAGGCAACTAGGTCGATGCGGGCGAGGAGGCATGTGGCCACCCTCGCCGTCGTCGACCGGCGGGCGACACCCCTGTGGACAGGGCCTGGCCTCGCCGGTCCACGGCCCTGTGGACAACCGGAGTGATCGACCGCCGACGTGATACGGGTGATCGACTCCAAGTCACCGATATGGCGGTATCCACGGCACTGGGACCCCGCCATATCGCTGACACGGAGTGGATCAAGCCGGCGGCGGGCCAGGCCGTGGAGTGGATCAAGCCGGCGGCGGGCCGGGCCGTGGAGTGGATCAAGGTGGTGGGGCCGCGCCGGCGGTCGACCGGGCCGGTGGTGGGGCGGGCCGGGTGGGGGGCGGCCGGGGTCGGTAGGGGCGCGCGGGCCGGTGGAGCCGCTAGCCGAGGGCGGTGGCGATGTCCGTCGCGGCGGCGCGTACCTGGGCGCCGACCACCTCGACGTCCAGTGGGGCCAGCGCGACCACGCCCACGCTGGCCTCCAGGCCGGGCACCCCGAGCACCGGCGCGGCCACCCCGTACGCCCCGGCCTGCAACTCGCCGCTGCTGCTCACCGGGTCGACGGCGCCGGCCCGGCCGGCCAGGATGGCCCGACCGGCGGCCCCCCGGTCCAGCGGGTGCCGGGCCCCCGTCCGGTACGCCACGTGGAACGAGGTCCAACTCGGCTCCACCACCGCCAGGGCCACCCCCTCGCCCCCCTCCACCACGGTGAGGTGCGCGGTGGCGCCGGCCTGCTCGGCGAGTCGGCGCAGCGCGGGCAGCGCCCCCTCGGCGAGCAGCGGCTGGGCTCGCTGGGCCAGGTGCAGTACGCCGGCGCCGAGGCGCAGCCGCCCGCCCTCGTCGCGGCGCAGCATGCCGTGCGCGGTCAGCGGGCCGGCCAGCCGGTAGACGGCCGCCCGCCCGATGCCCAGCCGGCGCGCGGCCTCGGTGACGGTCAGCCCGCCGGGCGCGTCGGCGACCAGGTGCAGCAGGCGCAACCCCCGGTCCAGAGTCTGCGCCGTCTCGCCCACCCGCCCGGCCCCGCTGGCCTCGGCCTCCGCCGGGGGTGCGCCACCCTGCTCAAGCAGGGGTGCGGCGCCGCGCCGGGCGGCCGGGCCGCCACCGGGCCGGGCGGTCGGGTCAGCTCCGGTTCCGGCGGTCGGGTCGGCCCCGCGCCGGGCGGTCGGGTCAGCCCCGGTTCCGGCGGTCGGATCAGTCCCGCGCCGGGCGGTCGGGTCAGCCCCGGTTCCGGCGGTCGGGTCAGTCCCGCGCCGGGCCGTGGGGTCAGTCCCGCGCCGGGCCGCCGGCTCAGCGCCGCGCCGGGCCGCCGGCTCAGCGCCGGGCGGGGCGGTCGGGTCGGCGCCGGGCCGGGCTGCCGGACCGCCGCCGGGGCGTGCCGCCGTGTCCATGACTGGGAGCGTACGACGAGGCACCGGCCGGCCCGGAAAAGCGGGGACGGCTACCCTTGTACGGTGACGCTACGCCTGTATGACACCGCCACCCGATCGGTGCGGGACTTCGTCCCGCGGGAAGCCGGCAAGGTGGGGGTCTACCTGTGTGGTCTCACTCTTCAGGCCCCGCCGCACATCGGTCACCTTCGCTCCGGCGTCAACTACGACATCCTGCGCCGGTGGCTCATGGTCACGGGCTACGAGGTCACCTTCGTCCGCAACCTGACCGACATCGACGACAAGATCCTGGTCAAGGCGACGGAGCAGGGGCGGCCGTTCTGGTCGATCGCGTACGCCAACGAGCAGATCCTGGCCGCGGCCTACCGGGCGCTCAACGTGCTGCCGCCGACCTACGAGCCGCGGGCCACCGGGCACATCCCGGAGATGCACGAGCTGATCGCCGAGTTGATCGCCGACGGGCACGCCTACCCGGCCGTCGACGGCTCCGGCGACGTCTACTTCGACGTCGCCTCCTGGCCGGCGTACGGGTCGCTCTCCAACCAGTCCCCGGACGACATGCAGTCCGCCGGCGACGCCCCCGACCGGGGCAAGCGCGACCCCCGCGACTTCGCGCTGTGGAAGGGCGCCAAGCCCGACGAGCCGCAGGACGCGTACTGGCCGTCGCCGTGGGGCCGGGGCCGTCCCGGCTGGCACATCGAGTGCTCGGCGATGTGCTGGCGCTATCTGGGCCCCGAGTTCGACATCCACGGCGGCGGGCTCGACCTGACCTTCCCGCACCACGAGAACGAGATCGCCCAGTCCCAGGCCGCCGGCCTGCCGTTCGCCCGCTACTGGGTGCACCACGGCCTGCTCAGCATCGGCGGCGCCAAGATGGGCAAGTCGCTCGGGAACACCCTCGACCTGGCGTACGTCGACGCGCTCGGTGTACGCCCGGTGGAGCTGCGCTACTACTACGCCGCCGCCCACTACCGTTCCCGGATCGACTACTCGGAGGACGCGCTCCGCGAGGCGGCCACCGCCTACCGGCGGATCGAGGGCTTCGTGCAGCGGGCCGCCGAGCGGGTCGGCGCCGGCCAGCTCGGCGAGCTGCCGGCGGGGTTCGTCGCCGCGATGGACGACGACCTGAACACGTCGGCCGCGCTGGCCGTGCTGCACGAGGTGGTCCGGGACGGCAACACCGCGCTGACCGGCGGCGACGATGTGACGGTCCGCACCGCACTGGCCGCCGTCCGCGCGATGCTGGATATCCTCGGTGTCGACCCCCTCGACCCGGCGTGGACCGGTGGCGGCCGGGTGGACGACCTGCGCGGCGTGGTGGACTCGCTCATCGCCCTGGCCCTGGAACAGCGCGCGCAGGCCCGCACCCGCAAGGACTGGGCCGCCGCGGACGCCGTACGGGACCAGCTCAAGCAGGCCGGCGTGGTGGTCGAGGACACCCCTCAGGGTCCCCGTTGGACTATTGGAGAGCAGGACTGATGGCCGGCAACTCGCAGCGCCGTGGCCGGCGACTGACGCCGAAGGCGGGCGCCCCGAAGGGCTCCGGCGGCAAGGGCCGGGACGCGCTCGCCGGGCGGGGGAAGACCCTGCCGGCGGACGAGCGACCCTGGCACAAGGCGTACTCGGGCACCGAAAAGCTGCCGCAGCGGACCGCCTGGAAACAGGAGAAGGAGCGCCGCGCCGCGGCCGACGAGGGGCGCGCCCCCAAGATCGGCCAGCCGGGCACCAAGGACACCACCTGGGGCAAGGGTGGCGGCCGGGGCGCGGCGGGCGGCGGCGGTCGCGGCGCGGCCGGTCGCGGTGGCAAGCCGAC from Micromonospora sp. WMMD812 harbors:
- the cysS gene encoding cysteine--tRNA ligase, with protein sequence MTLRLYDTATRSVRDFVPREAGKVGVYLCGLTLQAPPHIGHLRSGVNYDILRRWLMVTGYEVTFVRNLTDIDDKILVKATEQGRPFWSIAYANEQILAAAYRALNVLPPTYEPRATGHIPEMHELIAELIADGHAYPAVDGSGDVYFDVASWPAYGSLSNQSPDDMQSAGDAPDRGKRDPRDFALWKGAKPDEPQDAYWPSPWGRGRPGWHIECSAMCWRYLGPEFDIHGGGLDLTFPHHENEIAQSQAAGLPFARYWVHHGLLSIGGAKMGKSLGNTLDLAYVDALGVRPVELRYYYAAAHYRSRIDYSEDALREAATAYRRIEGFVQRAAERVGAGQLGELPAGFVAAMDDDLNTSAALAVLHEVVRDGNTALTGGDDVTVRTALAAVRAMLDILGVDPLDPAWTGGGRVDDLRGVVDSLIALALEQRAQARTRKDWAAADAVRDQLKQAGVVVEDTPQGPRWTIGEQD
- a CDS encoding helix-turn-helix domain-containing protein, with amino-acid sequence MLEQGGAPPAEAEASGAGRVGETAQTLDRGLRLLHLVADAPGGLTVTEAARRLGIGRAAVYRLAGPLTAHGMLRRDEGGRLRLGAGVLHLAQRAQPLLAEGALPALRRLAEQAGATAHLTVVEGGEGVALAVVEPSWTSFHVAYRTGARHPLDRGAAGRAILAGRAGAVDPVSSSGELQAGAYGVAAPVLGVPGLEASVGVVALAPLDVEVVGAQVRAAATDIATALG